From Brevinematia bacterium, the proteins below share one genomic window:
- a CDS encoding NosD domain-containing protein gives MRRIEFLIAFSVLFFLVSNLAFSQKAGVKDPYEAESSVYVSPTGSDENPGTKALPFRTIEVAIDKGVVFGVRVIKVAEGVYSPGKGLNTGFSGVAIKHHNIKLIGGYDPSFSSIVGYSILDGQKKVQAVIEVREVTNALIENFVVLGTTNRERNEKNGGGIYLNKSDYSVVRNVISSNNSVGNGAGMCIIGNNNKILDSKVIGNSGDNGGGIYLVGNYNELSSLTVQSNSASIWGGGALISGVSNTLKNSEFSYNSSREGGGIYIDKGIGNLVSDTTVQFNNSQNSGGGVFVNVGAGNTVKAIIKSNTSRDGGGVYGFKTTSLLVESSITDNSASRNGGGVFLETTYKATINSSVSRNTAQFTGGGIFIRGEENVILGSVSENIATQNGGGIYITGSKNNVKSKVQNNTSRKDGGGIYIEFSRSTKIEASEVTGNRSENIGGGIFTFRDLDTTIIDTKVVNNSSKLHGGGIAIYDSTNSLLLNIEITQNKAEVTNSIVYLYKTDGVINFIISNCTISSVPGAKGFGIFEDGLNDILLHKILDNTFVVDTLQGGLYRDFKLDATWLITGVNNPKFSGASDARGNKQK, from the coding sequence ATGAGGAGAATAGAATTTTTGATAGCTTTTTCCGTTCTATTCTTTTTGGTAAGTAATTTAGCATTTTCTCAAAAAGCTGGTGTAAAAGATCCTTACGAAGCAGAATCAAGTGTTTACGTTTCACCAACCGGCAGTGATGAAAATCCTGGCACCAAAGCTCTTCCTTTTAGAACAATAGAAGTAGCAATTGACAAAGGAGTGGTTTTTGGTGTGAGAGTTATCAAGGTAGCTGAAGGAGTATACTCTCCTGGTAAAGGGTTGAACACAGGATTCAGTGGAGTAGCAATAAAGCATCATAACATAAAGCTTATAGGAGGTTATGATCCTAGCTTTAGTAGTATAGTTGGTTACTCTATATTAGATGGGCAAAAGAAAGTTCAAGCCGTAATAGAAGTCAGGGAAGTTACAAATGCACTTATAGAGAATTTTGTTGTTTTGGGAACAACAAATAGGGAGAGAAACGAAAAAAACGGAGGGGGGATATATCTTAACAAATCTGATTACTCCGTTGTGAGAAATGTTATATCCTCAAACAATTCAGTAGGCAATGGGGCTGGGATGTGCATAATTGGTAACAACAACAAAATTCTTGACTCTAAGGTTATAGGTAATTCTGGCGACAATGGAGGGGGTATCTATCTAGTTGGTAATTACAATGAGCTTTCTTCTTTGACAGTGCAAAGTAATTCTGCAAGTATATGGGGAGGTGGCGCATTGATCAGTGGGGTAAGCAATACATTGAAAAACTCGGAGTTTTCCTATAATTCTTCCAGAGAAGGTGGAGGAATCTATATTGACAAGGGGATAGGTAACTTAGTTTCCGATACAACGGTGCAGTTTAACAATTCTCAGAATTCCGGAGGTGGAGTTTTTGTAAATGTTGGCGCAGGAAACACTGTAAAAGCTATCATTAAAAGTAATACTTCAAGAGATGGCGGTGGTGTATATGGGTTTAAGACCACTTCGTTACTTGTAGAGTCCTCCATTACCGATAATTCGGCAAGCAGAAACGGTGGAGGAGTATTTCTGGAAACTACATATAAAGCTACTATCAATAGTTCCGTGTCTAGAAATACCGCCCAGTTTACAGGGGGAGGAATTTTTATAAGAGGTGAAGAGAATGTCATTCTTGGCTCAGTTTCTGAAAATATTGCAACACAGAACGGAGGTGGAATTTACATAACAGGCTCTAAAAATAATGTCAAAAGTAAAGTGCAAAACAACACTTCTCGGAAAGACGGTGGAGGGATCTACATTGAGTTTTCTAGATCAACAAAAATTGAAGCTTCAGAGGTTACTGGGAATAGATCAGAAAACATTGGTGGTGGGATATTTACCTTCAGGGATCTGGATACAACAATAATTGACACTAAAGTCGTGAACAACTCTTCCAAACTTCATGGAGGTGGAATTGCTATATATGATTCAACTAACTCTCTGTTGCTTAACATTGAAATTACTCAGAACAAGGCTGAAGTAACAAATAGCATCGTGTATCTTTACAAAACTGATGGTGTAATAAACTTCATTATATCCAATTGCACCATCTCTAGTGTTCCAGGAGCTAAGGGATTTGGAATATTTGAAGACGGACTAAACGATATTTTGCTCCACAAGATCCTTGATAACACTTTTGTCGTTGACACATTACAAGGTGGTTTGTACAGAGACTTCAAGTTAGACGCAACCTGGCTCATAACCGGTGTAAACAACCCTAAGTTCTCAGGAGCCAGTGACGCAAGAGGAAATAAGCAAAAATAG
- the speD gene encoding adenosylmethionine decarboxylase produces the protein MTSLGKHLLVEYYDCDVDVLDSVDEIRGAMVKAAKLSGATVINDTFHHFSPFGVSGVVVIAESHLAIHTWPEHKFAAVDLFTCGEDVDPWIGFRYLKEVLKSKYFTVMEMRRGLIDAKDGKLLFKPVSSEETLPSNKI, from the coding sequence ATAACTTCTCTTGGTAAACATCTTCTTGTTGAATACTATGATTGTGATGTTGATGTTCTTGACAGTGTGGATGAAATAAGAGGAGCTATGGTTAAAGCAGCAAAGCTTTCTGGTGCTACTGTGATCAATGACACTTTCCATCATTTCAGTCCTTTTGGTGTAAGTGGTGTTGTAGTAATTGCAGAATCTCATCTGGCTATACATACCTGGCCAGAACATAAGTTTGCTGCGGTTGATCTCTTCACTTGTGGTGAAGATGTAGATCCTTGGATAGGTTTCAGGTATCTTAAGGAAGTGCTAAAGTCTAAGTATTTTACAGTGATGGAGATGAGAAGAGGACTAATAGACGCAAAGGATGGAAAACTACTTTTTAAACCAGTATCCTCAGAAGAAACTCTGCCGTCCAATAAGATATGA
- a CDS encoding amidohydrolase family protein: MLVFLRPGFILTPDRIIEKQGIYIEIPSGRIVEIGEYRVNAEVVILLRSDTVAIPGIINAHDHLLGSYWPRVGEGPHISWKPWDDILKSSEVYAERSKIPNFYLYLLGAYKNLISGVTTVMDHIPHKVNREFINKLPVKVINEYSLAHEVSEYDLKWGDGVEIEHRRAVENNWPFVTHIEEGFDEESMKGIDYLEEYKALTEHTVMIHGLALSDEDLEKIAKAGAHLITCPISNYFMFKRIARIREWLARGINTSLGTDSPMSGGMNILEEMKFLKMAYKSKYGEDISDRTILFMITSNPAKAFRIDNKVGRIQQGNLADITVIRLKDKDIFSSIVNAWFNDIELVLINGIPYYGFSYYKDIFDKFSSYAHYSRTIIDRKERIIVGSLNDLIKTVWKFVGIKKQLPFIPVTVED, encoded by the coding sequence ATGCTTGTCTTTTTGAGACCTGGGTTTATACTTACCCCAGACAGAATTATAGAGAAACAAGGAATCTACATAGAAATTCCTTCTGGAAGGATTGTTGAGATAGGAGAATATAGAGTTAACGCTGAAGTAGTTATTCTCCTAAGGTCTGACACTGTTGCAATACCAGGGATAATAAATGCTCACGATCATCTCCTTGGGTCTTACTGGCCTAGAGTTGGTGAAGGCCCCCATATCTCCTGGAAACCGTGGGATGACATTCTAAAATCTTCCGAAGTATATGCTGAAAGAAGCAAAATACCAAACTTTTATCTATACCTTCTCGGAGCTTACAAGAATCTAATATCTGGAGTTACTACTGTGATGGATCACATACCTCACAAAGTTAATCGTGAATTTATAAATAAACTACCCGTAAAGGTTATCAACGAATATTCACTAGCTCACGAAGTATCTGAATATGACCTAAAATGGGGAGATGGAGTTGAAATTGAGCATAGGAGGGCAGTTGAAAATAATTGGCCATTCGTAACCCACATTGAGGAAGGATTTGACGAAGAATCAATGAAAGGAATTGACTACCTTGAAGAATACAAAGCTTTGACAGAACATACTGTTATGATACACGGACTTGCTCTGTCAGACGAAGATCTTGAGAAAATAGCTAAAGCAGGCGCACACCTTATCACTTGTCCCATCTCTAACTACTTTATGTTCAAAAGAATTGCCAGAATAAGAGAATGGTTAGCTAGAGGAATAAATACTTCTCTAGGTACCGATTCACCTATGTCCGGTGGAATGAACATCCTAGAAGAAATGAAATTCCTGAAGATGGCATACAAATCCAAATATGGAGAAGACATCAGTGATAGAACAATTCTGTTCATGATAACCAGTAATCCAGCTAAAGCTTTCAGAATTGATAATAAAGTTGGAAGAATACAGCAGGGAAATCTTGCAGATATAACCGTAATTAGGCTCAAAGACAAGGATATATTCTCTAGTATAGTTAACGCTTGGTTTAATGATATCGAACTTGTGCTAATTAACGGTATACCTTACTATGGATTCTCGTATTACAAAGACATTTTTGACAAGTTTTCCTCATATGCTCACTACTCTAGAACTATCATTGACAGAAAGGAAAGAATAATTGTAGGCTCCCTAAATGACCTAATAAAAACTGTGTGGAAATTTGTAGGAATTAAAAAACAACTTCCCTTTATTCCAGTAACAGTAGAAGACTAG
- a CDS encoding DEAD/DEAH box helicase, translating to MVGKSKILGEFGERLYNKALKKLEGAQVENIEFTSEDHSIRISGKIQDGEEVFFTEVVIDATSDNIIDFRCSCNEECEHVVMLLLSSSNQDKEEIISRMRKFNSEKRLLPLEVLLDFSHLKLLSVIRVRFDLADKKLARSPKNYIYEYIVDDVKTVKVTPEDDKFLRYLISENNVYTYPDEGISLSMSQFLRMVELIKEHPRVYIYPSHEKLIVSNKVFVPKLRVVYESVDGIKKLKIQTEEDYSDVYVIANGNEKRVLRGNELYVFDNPIPIENWLAILENKFKISEKEFPKFFGKFYELLSNSSLLKLSEEIDISKPVIVDVKDLEVKLYLDYNESIEKLYWEPIIVLKNKEVRIKDIFDVLVNHIEIDRNHFVSDLKALRQVILNELYEIGMKEYLLSLSNPSQYIPIDKESFVKKILVNYTLWKNRVELSNRTKLLVPIEVEIVFDIDISTESRTNFKFQFKVFFIEVGSKNIVKEVSVESFIKNFSSLPSSGVIEVGGRYFKITNVTEVQNILNRIKDIALDDKSESTLIRLIRILSLEDELLEDKLINVLRVRKDETVERLKADMKTMGRGIEIDIPAEIRDVIREYQKTGYYWLNFLYRNSFGGILADDMGLGKTLQALAFIKGIREFSKKFPSLVICPTSLTHNWAREIDKFFPGMRYAVVSGKPKEREEILNNYSNYDVIITSYALLRNDVEMYADREFEVVIVDEAQYIKNKEAKITKFVKLLNSRIKVALTGTPIENSVSDLWSIFDFIMPGMLGSYQTFIEKYSNPENYGELAKKISYFVLRRKKEDVLRELPSKIEQNIFVPLSPEQSEIYDRMVREIKLNILKQVGEFGFEKSKMHILSALTKLRQVCNHPYLISEDYRDIKSGKMELLMDLLDDAIEGGHKVLVFSQFVEMLKIIREEFENQGIKYSYLDGSTKNRQKVIDEFNSKDDIKVFLISLKAGGFGINLTSADIVILYDPWWNPMIERQAMDRVHRIGQTKTVNVYKLISENTIEEKILSLQESKRIIFSSVIEASSSLLSSMTWEDVKSLLE from the coding sequence ATGGTTGGCAAATCCAAGATTCTGGGTGAGTTTGGAGAAAGACTATATAACAAAGCCTTAAAGAAGCTGGAAGGAGCTCAGGTTGAAAACATAGAGTTTACTTCAGAGGATCATAGTATAAGAATTTCTGGAAAAATTCAAGATGGGGAAGAAGTGTTTTTCACAGAGGTTGTAATAGATGCAACTTCTGACAACATAATAGATTTTAGATGTTCGTGTAATGAAGAATGTGAGCATGTTGTAATGTTACTTTTAAGCTCAAGTAACCAGGATAAAGAAGAAATAATTAGCAGAATGAGAAAATTCAACTCTGAAAAAAGGCTTTTACCCTTAGAAGTATTACTTGATTTTTCACACCTAAAGCTACTCTCTGTCATAAGGGTGAGATTTGACCTTGCGGATAAGAAGCTTGCGAGAAGTCCTAAGAACTACATATACGAATATATAGTAGACGATGTTAAGACTGTGAAAGTAACTCCAGAGGATGATAAGTTTCTTAGATACCTTATCTCCGAAAACAATGTCTACACCTATCCTGATGAAGGAATTAGTCTTTCAATGAGCCAGTTTCTTAGGATGGTAGAACTTATTAAGGAACATCCTAGGGTATATATCTATCCGTCCCATGAAAAATTGATTGTAAGTAATAAGGTCTTTGTCCCTAAGCTTAGAGTGGTTTATGAAAGTGTAGATGGTATAAAGAAACTGAAAATTCAAACCGAGGAGGATTACTCAGATGTATACGTAATAGCGAATGGAAACGAGAAGAGAGTTCTTAGGGGTAATGAGCTTTATGTATTTGACAACCCTATTCCGATAGAGAATTGGTTGGCAATTCTTGAGAATAAGTTCAAGATTAGTGAGAAGGAGTTTCCGAAATTTTTCGGTAAATTCTATGAACTATTGTCAAATTCTTCACTTTTAAAGCTTAGTGAAGAGATTGATATAAGTAAGCCGGTAATAGTTGATGTAAAAGACTTAGAAGTGAAGCTATACCTTGATTACAATGAGAGTATTGAAAAACTTTACTGGGAACCGATCATTGTGCTTAAAAACAAAGAGGTTAGAATAAAAGACATTTTTGATGTTTTAGTTAACCACATTGAGATTGATAGAAACCATTTTGTAAGTGATCTTAAGGCACTGAGGCAGGTGATATTAAATGAACTTTATGAGATAGGGATGAAGGAATACCTTCTCTCCTTGAGCAATCCAAGTCAGTATATCCCAATAGACAAGGAAAGTTTTGTAAAAAAAATCTTAGTCAACTACACCCTATGGAAGAATAGGGTTGAACTATCAAACAGAACAAAACTATTAGTTCCTATAGAGGTTGAAATAGTCTTTGATATTGATATTTCTACTGAAAGTAGGACCAACTTCAAGTTTCAATTTAAGGTCTTTTTCATAGAGGTGGGTTCAAAGAACATAGTAAAAGAGGTTAGTGTAGAATCTTTTATCAAAAACTTTTCAAGCTTACCCAGCAGTGGTGTTATTGAGGTTGGTGGTAGATACTTCAAGATAACGAACGTCACTGAAGTTCAGAACATACTAAATAGGATAAAAGACATAGCCTTAGATGACAAAAGTGAGAGCACCCTGATAAGGCTTATTAGAATACTCTCTCTTGAAGATGAACTGTTAGAGGATAAACTAATAAATGTTCTGAGAGTGAGGAAAGATGAAACTGTGGAGAGACTGAAAGCAGATATGAAGACGATGGGCAGAGGAATAGAAATTGACATACCTGCTGAGATAAGAGATGTAATAAGAGAGTATCAGAAGACAGGGTATTATTGGTTAAATTTCTTGTATAGAAACAGTTTTGGTGGCATCTTAGCCGATGATATGGGGCTGGGGAAGACTTTACAAGCTTTGGCATTTATAAAGGGTATTAGAGAGTTTAGCAAAAAGTTTCCTTCATTGGTTATCTGTCCAACTTCACTTACTCACAACTGGGCTAGAGAGATAGATAAATTCTTCCCGGGTATGAGATATGCGGTAGTCTCAGGAAAACCAAAGGAAAGAGAGGAAATATTGAATAACTATAGTAACTACGATGTTATAATAACCTCTTATGCACTGCTTAGAAACGATGTGGAAATGTATGCTGACAGAGAGTTTGAAGTTGTAATAGTTGATGAGGCTCAGTATATAAAAAACAAGGAAGCAAAGATAACAAAGTTTGTTAAGCTTCTAAACTCAAGAATAAAAGTTGCATTAACTGGAACGCCAATAGAAAACTCTGTTTCAGATTTGTGGTCAATTTTTGACTTTATAATGCCAGGTATGTTAGGTAGTTACCAAACATTTATTGAAAAGTACTCTAATCCTGAGAATTACGGGGAACTAGCGAAGAAAATCTCGTATTTTGTGTTAAGAAGGAAGAAAGAGGATGTGCTTAGGGAATTACCAAGTAAGATTGAGCAAAACATCTTTGTACCTTTATCTCCTGAACAAAGCGAGATATACGATAGAATGGTAAGAGAGATCAAACTGAACATTCTTAAACAAGTCGGGGAATTTGGTTTCGAAAAATCAAAAATGCATATTCTCTCCGCCCTGACTAAATTAAGACAGGTATGCAATCACCCATATCTTATATCTGAAGATTACAGAGACATAAAGTCCGGAAAGATGGAACTTCTAATGGACTTATTGGATGACGCCATTGAAGGTGGGCATAAGGTCTTAGTATTTTCACAGTTTGTTGAAATGCTGAAAATAATAAGAGAAGAGTTTGAAAATCAAGGTATAAAATACTCCTACCTTGATGGTTCAACTAAAAACAGGCAGAAGGTTATAGATGAGTTTAATAGCAAAGATGACATAAAAGTCTTTCTTATAAGTCTAAAGGCCGGGGGATTTGGCATAAATCTAACCTCTGCAGATATAGTAATACTCTATGACCCTTGGTGGAATCCGATGATAGAGAGGCAGGCTATGGACAGAGTCCATAGAATAGGGCAAACAAAAACAGTGAATGTTTATAAATTGATCTCCGAAAACACAATTGAAGAAAAAATTCTGTCTCTACAGGAAAGCAAAAGAATTATTTTCTCTAGTGTCATAGAAGCAAGTTCTTCCTTGCTATCGTCAATGACGTGGGAAGATGTGAAATCTTTACTTGAGTAG
- a CDS encoding ComF family protein — translation MKLITERECYNCGCELEYKNLSYGICEKCLSSIKMIDIFSSCPKCGLPNAKNWCYFCANQKLNMDRNISLYTYDGIIRNIIQKIKFNNETQKIRIIKRLTQNVVLDKIFGEPIDIIVPVPSSLKAFLKRGFDLIELIFKPLARKNRKKFERVIGRKLFAKQQKKLSRDERLRLAKEQFFVRKKREEIKGKTVLIVDDVFTTGSTLNVCSSIIKTLGAGKVFSLTLARSIEEF, via the coding sequence TTGAAACTGATAACAGAAAGAGAATGTTACAACTGCGGTTGCGAGCTAGAATACAAGAACCTAAGCTATGGTATATGCGAAAAATGTTTATCTAGCATAAAGATGATAGATATCTTCAGTTCTTGTCCTAAATGTGGCCTTCCCAACGCCAAGAATTGGTGCTATTTCTGTGCTAACCAAAAACTAAATATGGATAGAAATATTTCTCTCTACACTTATGATGGAATCATCAGAAACATTATTCAGAAAATCAAATTCAACAACGAAACCCAGAAAATTAGGATAATAAAACGTTTGACACAAAATGTAGTTCTAGACAAAATATTTGGTGAACCCATAGATATAATAGTTCCTGTCCCTTCATCTCTAAAAGCTTTCCTCAAAAGAGGATTTGATCTGATTGAACTAATTTTCAAACCTCTTGCGAGAAAAAATAGGAAAAAATTTGAAAGAGTAATTGGAAGAAAACTGTTTGCTAAACAGCAGAAGAAACTCTCAAGAGACGAAAGATTGAGATTAGCCAAAGAACAATTCTTTGTAAGAAAGAAAAGGGAGGAAATAAAAGGTAAAACCGTTCTAATCGTTGACGATGTATTTACTACAGGTAGCACCCTCAATGTATGCAGTAGCATCATCAAAACTCTAGGAGCTGGTAAGGTTTTTTCACTAACCTTAGCTAGAAGTATTGAGGAATTTTAA
- the yidD gene encoding membrane protein insertion efficiency factor YidD — translation MGKLVKELIINAIEIYQKYLGPLKGKTCRFYPTCSEYTKEAIAKYGVAKGILLGIRRILRCNPLNPGGYDPLP, via the coding sequence ATGGGGAAATTGGTAAAAGAACTTATAATAAATGCTATAGAAATCTACCAAAAATATCTAGGTCCTCTGAAAGGGAAAACCTGTAGGTTTTATCCTACTTGCTCGGAATATACGAAAGAAGCTATAGCTAAGTATGGCGTTGCAAAGGGAATTTTACTTGGTATTAGAAGGATTTTAAGATGTAATCCACTTAATCCTGGCGGATACGATCCGCTACCCTAG
- the nadA gene encoding quinolinate synthase NadA, with protein METVTSKESIVDEITRLKRKKNAVILAHNYQVGEVQDIADFVGDSLGLSVKAKETNADIIVFCGVHFMAETAYILNPDKKVLLPDLEAGCSLADSITVDELRKWKSQYPDAVVVSYINTTAEIKAESDYCCTSSNALKVINSIPSDKEILFLPDMFLGIYVARATNRKIHVWPGECHVHANIRPSDIEGVRAKHPNADFLIHPECGCTTSCFYYLEKQDISARNTHFLSTEGMVNFVKNSAKNEFVVATELGVLHRMKKYRPDAQYYPVSENMICEYMKKITLEKVLWALKEEKYQVVVPEEIRKKALIPIQRMLEIK; from the coding sequence ATGGAAACTGTTACTTCCAAGGAAAGCATTGTAGATGAGATAACTAGGTTAAAAAGGAAAAAAAATGCCGTAATACTAGCTCACAACTACCAAGTTGGAGAAGTTCAAGATATAGCGGATTTTGTGGGTGACTCTCTGGGGCTATCAGTAAAAGCTAAGGAAACTAATGCTGATATAATTGTCTTTTGTGGGGTTCACTTTATGGCAGAAACTGCTTACATCCTTAACCCTGATAAAAAGGTTTTACTCCCAGACCTTGAAGCAGGATGTTCGTTAGCAGATAGTATAACCGTTGATGAACTGAGAAAATGGAAAAGTCAATATCCAGATGCGGTGGTAGTTTCTTACATTAACACAACTGCTGAAATAAAGGCTGAAAGTGATTACTGTTGCACTTCTTCAAATGCCTTGAAAGTAATAAACTCTATACCTAGTGATAAGGAAATTTTGTTCCTTCCTGATATGTTTTTGGGAATTTATGTTGCCAGAGCGACCAATAGGAAAATACATGTATGGCCTGGTGAATGTCATGTTCATGCAAATATAAGGCCTTCAGATATTGAAGGCGTCAGGGCTAAGCATCCAAATGCAGACTTTCTGATACACCCCGAGTGTGGATGCACTACCAGTTGTTTCTATTATCTTGAAAAGCAAGATATAAGCGCGAGAAACACTCACTTTCTCTCAACTGAAGGAATGGTAAATTTTGTGAAAAACTCTGCGAAGAATGAGTTTGTAGTAGCTACCGAGCTTGGGGTGTTACACAGAATGAAAAAATACAGACCAGATGCCCAATATTACCCCGTGAGTGAAAATATGATATGCGAGTATATGAAAAAAATAACCTTAGAGAAAGTTCTGTGGGCTCTTAAGGAAGAGAAATACCAAGTAGTCGTGCCTGAGGAGATAAGAAAAAAAGCCCTAATACCTATCCAGAGAATGCTTGAGATTAAGTGA
- the lptB gene encoding LPS export ABC transporter ATP-binding protein, translated as MSKLRVDKVYKQYNRRFVVNGISLEIEKGEVVGFLGPNGSGKTTTFYMIVGIVSPDGGNIFFDNKNITTWPIYKRAQLGIGYLPQEHSVFRSLSVEDNVKAVLELKGISGKELRTKTEEVLEYMGLTKVRKNLAMSLSGGEKRRLEVARIIALEPSFLLLDEPFTGIDPIAINDIQTIIRRLKEDKGIGVLVTDHNVRETLKIVDRAYIIHNGEILIEGDANMLINDPKAREIYLGHSFEM; from the coding sequence ATGAGTAAGCTTAGGGTAGATAAGGTCTACAAGCAATACAATAGAAGATTTGTGGTTAATGGAATATCTCTGGAGATAGAGAAGGGTGAAGTTGTTGGTTTTCTCGGACCAAATGGTTCCGGAAAAACAACTACTTTTTATATGATAGTAGGAATAGTATCACCTGATGGTGGTAATATATTCTTTGACAACAAGAATATAACTACTTGGCCTATATACAAAAGGGCCCAATTGGGAATAGGTTACTTACCTCAGGAACACTCAGTATTTAGGTCTCTTTCGGTAGAGGATAATGTAAAAGCCGTGCTTGAACTTAAAGGAATCTCTGGCAAAGAACTGAGAACCAAAACTGAAGAAGTACTTGAGTATATGGGACTTACTAAGGTAAGGAAAAATCTAGCAATGTCTCTATCAGGTGGTGAAAAAAGAAGATTAGAAGTTGCAAGAATAATAGCTTTAGAGCCTTCCTTTCTTCTCCTGGATGAACCTTTTACTGGAATAGATCCCATAGCTATAAATGATATACAGACTATCATTAGAAGACTTAAGGAGGATAAAGGAATTGGAGTACTAGTAACTGACCACAATGTCAGAGAAACGCTTAAGATAGTTGATAGAGCTTATATAATACACAATGGAGAAATACTTATAGAAGGTGATGCAAATATGTTAATAAATGACCCGAAAGCCAGAGAGATCTATTTAGGACATTCGTTTGAAATGTAA
- a CDS encoding cytochrome c biogenesis protein CcdA: MEVSIPIVFLAGLLSFLSPCVLPLVLPYISLISGISVSNIKQGKISVRDRVRIVISTLYFTIGFTIIFIVFGVIAGQVGEILSSVKEILSRVMGIIVLVFGLHIIGLLRIPFLEQEKRIGNFSSEKASFLTAFLMGVSFALGWTPCVGPILGTVVGIALHSGSMLYGGALLGVYSLGFSLPFFIISVFIESSVSMLSKARKALRAVGLISGGILVLVGILLITDTMETVSQYFIGIFQ, encoded by the coding sequence ATGGAAGTAAGCATTCCTATAGTGTTTCTAGCAGGACTTCTCTCGTTTCTTTCTCCTTGTGTGTTACCGCTTGTGCTTCCATATATCTCGCTTATTTCCGGTATTTCGGTATCCAATATAAAGCAGGGTAAGATTAGTGTTAGAGACAGAGTGAGGATAGTGATTTCTACGCTTTATTTCACTATTGGTTTTACTATTATCTTCATAGTCTTTGGTGTGATTGCGGGACAGGTTGGAGAAATACTATCTTCAGTGAAGGAAATCTTAAGTAGAGTAATGGGGATAATTGTATTGGTTTTCGGATTACATATTATAGGTCTTCTAAGAATACCATTTCTTGAGCAAGAAAAAAGAATAGGTAATTTTTCTTCCGAAAAAGCTAGCTTTTTAACAGCTTTTCTGATGGGGGTGTCATTTGCTCTAGGTTGGACTCCGTGTGTAGGTCCTATACTTGGCACGGTGGTAGGAATTGCTCTCCATTCTGGTAGTATGCTTTATGGCGGAGCACTTCTGGGAGTATACTCCTTGGGATTCTCATTACCATTTTTCATTATATCGGTATTTATTGAATCTTCGGTATCTATGCTTTCTAAAGCTAGGAAAGCTTTAAGAGCTGTAGGATTGATAAGCGGAGGTATTTTAGTTCTGGTAGGAATTTTGCTAATAACAGACACCATGGAAACAGTATCTCAATATTTTATTGGAATATTTCAATAG
- a CDS encoding SpoVG family protein — MKITNVRIKKFQSDGRRPSRVKGIASVTFDGQFVVHNIKIVEGQGKLFISMPSRRVGDQNKDIAHPITPEFRKELEEAILSHYNSI, encoded by the coding sequence ATGAAGATTACGAATGTTAGGATCAAAAAGTTTCAATCCGATGGGAGAAGGCCTAGCAGAGTGAAAGGTATTGCTTCTGTGACGTTTGATGGGCAGTTTGTGGTTCACAATATCAAAATAGTTGAGGGACAGGGAAAGCTGTTCATATCTATGCCTTCTAGGAGAGTGGGAGATCAAAACAAAGACATTGCTCACCCAATTACACCTGAGTTTAGAAAAGAACTTGAGGAAGCTATTCTCTCTCACTACAACTCTATTTAA